The DNA segment TAGGGAACACTAAGGCGCGCTCTAGGGTTAGCCCTTCAATCTCAAGTTCTTCAAGGTGATTGGAGGTCATTGCCTGCTTTTGTAAGCGCTTGAGCTTGGCATGGGTGATGACCTCATCCATACCCTGTGTCAGCATTATCTCTTGTAAAGCCTGCACGGTACCTGAAGCGCCCACACAAACATCCCAACCAAGGTCTTTGTATTGTTCCAAGATAGGCAGTAATGTCTGCTTCGCGGCTTCTATCGCGTTGTCAAAGTTGGTGCTATTGAGCAAGCGGTCTTTGAAGTGTTTTTCTAACCAAGTAACACAACCCATTTTTAGACTGGTTAGGGCTTTCGCCTCAAACCCTTCTCCGATGATAAGTTCAGTACTCGCACCGCCAATGTCTACCACTAGGCGTCGACCACTGCCTCCAGAGGTATGAGCTACCCCACGATATATCGTAGCGGCTTCCTCTTCCCCAGAGATAACTTCAATTTGATGACCGAGAATCTCATTGGCTTTTGCCAAGAAAATATCCACATTGCCAGCAGTCCGCAGCGTTGCGGTGCCGACAATACGGATGTTTTCCGCAGGAATGTCTTGTAGTCGTTCCGCAAACAAGCTCAAGCAGTCCCACCCACGTTGCATGGCTTCATGGCTAAGCATGTTGTTTTCATCTAAGCCTGCGGCGAGACGAACTTTACGCTTAATCTTTGCCATGGTTTGTACGCTACCATCGATATGACGCACAACGAGCATATGAAAACTGTTCGACCCGAGGTCGATAGCAGCATAGAGGGGTGATGACGTTACTTGGCTTGTAGACAACTTAAGAATCCCTTTGTTGACGTTGACGAGGGCGACGCTGCGGTTTGCGACCGTTATTGCGTGAGCCGCCGGTATTCGTACGGCGTTGTTGAGAGTTTTGCGAGCGAGAGTGAGTACGCATACGCAATGGCGCTGGCAGATCCTCGATCAGCGCTGCAGCATCATAGTCTGAAACAGGGATGCTGTGTTCAATATACTCTTCGATTGAAGGAAGGTTGATAGCATAGTCTTCACAAGCGAAACTGATTGAGTGACCACTTGCACCAGCACGGCCAGTACGACCAATACGGTGAACGTAGTCTTCACAGTCGTCAGGAAGGTCAAAGTTGAATACGTGCGTTACCTGAGGAATATGTAGAC comes from the Vibrio astriarenae genome and includes:
- the gppA gene encoding guanosine-5'-triphosphate,3'-diphosphate diphosphatase; the protein is MSTSQVTSSPLYAAIDLGSNSFHMLVVRHIDGSVQTMAKIKRKVRLAAGLDENNMLSHEAMQRGWDCLSLFAERLQDIPAENIRIVGTATLRTAGNVDIFLAKANEILGHQIEVISGEEEAATIYRGVAHTSGGSGRRLVVDIGGASTELIIGEGFEAKALTSLKMGCVTWLEKHFKDRLLNSTNFDNAIEAAKQTLLPILEQYKDLGWDVCVGASGTVQALQEIMLTQGMDEVITHAKLKRLQKQAMTSNHLEELEIEGLTLERALVFPSGLSILIAIFELLEIESMTLAGGALREGMAYEMVAELRQDDIRARTIASVQTRYQIDIEYGEQVASMATKLLAQVGGDAWITEPQGAMLLDTVAKLHEIGLAIDFKKGGEHSAYLLSNLDLPGYTRAQKFFLAETARRYREGLTSLPEQHALSGSSGKRVLRLLRLAVLLTHRRSPALEPEFMIKSDGEALTLNINHAWLEANPLTAAELEIEANRQTDIGWPLTIAG